In Aricia agestis chromosome 5, ilAriAges1.1, whole genome shotgun sequence, the genomic stretch taataaactttaacatcaaagtaaactttaatattttaacatcaaagtacttaattaatgACACATTGTCCAATTTAATACTCCTAGTATGTTATCAAAAATACGAGTTATTATGGCtcattaatgtttatttttagggAAAACTACAATAAGGGCCGAAAACCGCGTTACGACAACACAACGAAATTGTACTTAAAATATTCTGAACTTATTTCACTTTTTGTGAAATAAGTTCAGAATATTACTTTTCGTGGTACGGTACGGCTATGTGTTTCGGTCCTAAACTTATACAACATTActctatcataataataataatcttttgaAATAATCCAATAAATATCCTTAATCCATGTATTATTGCGCATACATATAACGTAATCCGTTACATCCTACACTGAATGCTAATAACTGATATCTGCAGCGTCGTGGGAAAATTCAATTTGTCCCGATTAACTAGCTGTGCCGTAGATTTATCGCTTGATTTATACCGATCGAGGCCAGAATGTACGACACAATATCATGCGTTTGACTAACCACCTAATCGCTCATCAGTCTGCGAGTTTCCTATACTTTGGAGTTTGGATATTGGATTTGTTGTGTATGGAACTAAAAATTTTACCACTAGCATTGAGCTCCTAGTCAACCAAAATCTCTCGCGGAATAGGcctaatttttttaaaccaatTGACGTGATCGGATCGGTCATActgttaggctgcgtttccactgaagcggagcggagcttagcggtgcccgaattgaccaatcgtgctattccagcggaatgacagcgaagcgaagcgaagatttcgagcatggtgattggtcaattcgacaccgctaagctcctctccgcttTAGTGGAAACGCGGCCACATACTCTGCAATTCACATAAACTGGAAAGAATCAAGAAGATACTTACTAGAGAACAGCAATGGAGTTACACCTCTATAAATATGTAGTCTGCGAGTCGTCCGCACATCAGAGCTGATAGCAATGACTAAACATGGTGGTCGAATCCAGTTCAGAATTCTGACTGTCGCGCCACTGACTGTGGGTAGGATGATCACACGCGAGTTGGTCTGTCTGGCGGCCATGACACATGCTATGACGGCAGCTTCTGCTGCGTTGACTGGTACTTTTACCTTTGAAAGAGGATTAACAATCTCAGACAGGTAAAATGAGATTAGGGCCtctataaatagtcagtactcaagatgcaactcggtctcaagacaaggttcaggctctgtgattggttggctgtcaaaatttggaccaatcacagagccgaaccgcgtcttcaGACCGGgccgcatcttaagtactgactatttatacgggcctaggAGTGTTTAGGATTTTAATACCGGGACAATTAAGTTATACGCCTAAATGGACAAAGAGCTACATTTCACCTATGCACCGTGGCGGTGTAACCAGTCGCTGCTTCCTACAAAATGTATACAggtctataaaaataataataacagagAGCTGAGGCCGTGTCCGTTTGGTTGCGCTCTATATTCGCATTTCGTTAGAAAAGGATTGGTTGCGCCATTTTAGCGTCTCAGTTAGGCTGCGTTTGAACTGAAGCGGAACGGAGCGGATCGGAGcagagcggagcttagcggtgcccgaattgaccaatcgtgctattccagctgaatgacagcgaagatttcgaccATGGTGATTGTgatcggcaccgctaagctccgctccgttTCAGTGGAAACGCAACCTTAGTGCTGTCTACTCGCGATATCACTGTGCCAATTGATACTAAGACATAGACAACTTACCTCTTTAATAATCCTCATAAAATGCGAGGAACTCGTTATTAAGGGTTCAACGAAGCAGCTTATTTCGTTTATCGATTTCAATACTTTAACAGTTAAAGTGGTAGAAGGTGCACAGGATTTGAGAATGAAGCCACTGATTCCATCTAGTATTGCATTACATACGTCTGTCGTCTGGGGATACCGAAACTTTCCGAATCTAAGAGCCTCTTCGAAAACTCCACCGCAAATAAATAAAGGCTTGCCGACCTAAACAAAGGAAGTTACATGTGTTAAAAAAGACTACGTCCAAAATAGGGCGTCGAAAcgattttatcttaaatatttttttcatgtaCGAAAATTGGCAATCAATATAATCCATTCTCATTTAAATTGAGTTACAATATTGGAGAAAATTGAAATTTACCTGGAAACATTTAGCTGCCAGCCATTTCTGAATGTACGGCAATCTGTATCGATATGTCGCTGACACTTCGTACGGTAAAAACTCCCTCGACAATACGATTCCGTCGGattcctaaaaaaatatttatgtatgctGGAGTAGTACCATTTACcggtaatatttttagaatacATGTAGCGACAAAGACaaaattaatatcaaaattaCACTAAGTATATCGTTTGGAATTTAACTCCTATTTGAAAATTCAGGGTGGGTTAGCTGCAGCCTTATTGTACTCTGGAAAAATCTCTACGTAGAGAACCAAAGAGAACCAACTGCTCTACCTTCATAATGTCGTCTATATTCTTAAGTCCTTTCATTGTAGCGATTCCACTTAATATCATCGGCCTCTTTTtgtcttttacatatttttttacttctttcACCACTTCTCTGTttgtaacataatttaaaataatcatgTCTATCTGAAAATGAGTTTTGGTAatacaaacaattattatagtataattaATTATCATGCATATTGTATGCATTCCCAAACGAAGCTCGTTGACATAGGCAGAAAGGCAGCTAGCCTGAAGTGGAGTTGGGCAGGGCACGTCTCCCGTATGCACCCGGACAGGTGGGCGCGTCCAGTTTCAGAGTGGCGTAACAGAAGCCGACCTGAGCCGACccgaaaaggtggcgcgacgaactagatgcgTCCGATAAAGAGTGGCCACTTGGCCAGCAAcatcacaggatcgtgaactttggaagGAAAGAGGGTAggtctttgcccagcagtgggacactgtagactgctgataataattattattatcatgtgcATAATTGATGCTATTTAATCCAAAAGACAAAACATAATGTTATTGTTTACCTCATATTCTATAGCAAAGTCGACAATATCCCAATCCTTTTGCGTAATAAATGGTCTTGAATGGTTTTCAACTCTTGTACAAAAATCACATACGTTTGATAAGAAGCCACCTTTTATAATAACACATTTAATAGATTCTCTGTCTAAAATTTCTGTACATATCGCTAAAATTTCATCTGAGTTTATCGATATTTCAGTACCTATATTGGTGTCTATAGTGAGAAATGGATTATTaacatatattttcttttcgtTGCATTTATCGTAATATTTATCTTCATTAGTAAGTATAATTTca encodes the following:
- the LOC121727133 gene encoding pyruvate kinase-like; protein product: MHQLVDTDLSDPNVFFTTPNKSRRCPVMVTIGDYNETSVDLQQLLEAGMNIAKLKIAETSTEERSFILERLKKATQICCRKYDVQYWPVATCVALKNSMVKTGLLESEEEYIEIKEDSEIILTNEDKYYDKCNEKKIYVNNPFLTIDTNIGGFLSNVCDFCTRVENHSRPFITQKDWDIVDFAIEYEIDMIILNYVTNREVVKEVKKYVKDKKRPMILSGIATMKGLKNIDDIMKESDGIVLSREFLPYEVSATYRYRLPYIQKWLAAKCFQVGKPLFICGGVFEEALRFGKFRYPQTTDVCNAILDGISGFILKSCAPSTTLTVKVLKSINEISCFVEPLITSSSHFMRIIKEVKVPVNAAEAAVIACVMAARQTNSRVIILPTVSGATVRILNWIRPPCLVIAISSDVRTTRRLHIYRGVTPLLFSSKYLLDSFQFM